The following are encoded together in the Triticum urartu cultivar G1812 unplaced genomic scaffold, Tu2.1 TuUngrouped_contig_1639, whole genome shotgun sequence genome:
- the LOC125526736 gene encoding uncharacterized protein LOC125526736 isoform X5, giving the protein MDFAVMKRRELQALCKEHGLKANGSSADLVARLAAKLSISGGAEEDAVGVVVGKGCLKRSFGGASGGDSDAAKKVTFVLEEEEEAEVGGRRLLLSPVVARTRGRPRAAEALSRAQESGGERRRTRSQVGCDSADETDAGQAGADVVTRRHRRNAANLGAGDVVERVAGAVGRKTSAKAEQQELDAGEAVGRKHQLKRKTSENDADNVDVSVQVGVSCRSTRSSAVQSEPAAAPSPVVHNKRGRKKAGDLKEQDRVKEQPTEIQHVGRTLRSGLVVAGPPLPTVSENKRSRSKVPEGETAVEKVAEVEISGRTTRSSSVPAAATSPIVVAKKRRKTKNVNSDEGQHTVPDVSNDAPVTRVLRNRAIQTIGSTDLKVARPTMLNAAKDGVEDGVAKQDGHVGSKKRKMSNRRATVATDGGEIPFSDSSGKASAMDMHVDVPGPVRRSMRKSVVPSFLEHETKGMHGDVEMKETVTKTVGGSTWRSVAPVILEKESKGLTKPVESKETVTKPVGRSTRRSVATVILEKECKGLPKEMIPQVHVKRQTKKSLVPAMTEKGTKSIVTDMIPEARAGRSTRRPALAIVNSKKNDHCEAAISEKCSSAKSEDLEKQQTVKQPVRRLTRKSFVPAVLEKDRKAVPAEMNPDAQFNNENGDHTKMKCAKGGHLEKQLVVKEPSRRSTHKSVAPHVIEKEIKGLQEESKSEVPVSTSVRKLSCPNAVDKESKDHREIVPHVIEKDIKGSQEESKSDVPVRTSVRKPAGPNAVDKEIKDHSEIVRREESSVRTRSAQTKLQRSVQNDASLRQTRHRSSKLAISPLPSKPTASKGRPAKRSRTASLEEVMPAEEQKEDQIAYGGHTSDMIDVASSANSLESGVLPSPAEKSDLRDAQLNTQLEGTVVESSISHGKDGSNILEFELESTVVGTTEKPPSDLAIPDCTHVGALSEEALDSIENAAARCSPVLEQSPTGLRFLFSQGNIEEPDTHNTSPFFKNFMEESDVHKVERQVETVVSLKPDSYQGSDEYSIRVEESGGLMFSSQQNNEQEGFSVSTLRKDWVASVQLDSSEDVHHTVRDITRKDVICNEEEKTDFIPSDINAPHEKSHADKPAEHVSGVSGALFCISQSTTVVDEVNSDSSLLESVDGLDNQIASSNTEGLQQDNIEECNLHNARVTEDIHASVMFEAAQVAVPESGKMLQPDVETLVLPDEQLKHKLEGDDHEVQSFSRGEDESPKQSTSCEDQSFLGSGICQTVSRRYTDVVCVKDHKDDCNQHSEGQLTLGNLESDMSEPALDERSESGMSVLRAEETSPFPDEQLNTKLEGNTEQSLICDKDSSNVSLTEFLGNNHLSSLKDPTMDPCHDQELPNDMPAPKSPEESAVFLDDKVSGSVQSLRCDKDGSIVSDTGSLGNKNLSSMKDPSMDPCHVQELPCGPSMDPCHDQELPGDMPASKSPDEFAVSMDERVSGSVGICQISASIGKGNHIAMDPHHTVKQVDNLNQSAAALLRNMENTPCKPDALEPSSDHLFVIDPSTPMEPLLTEAGLKVGSPDKKLPMEQVQQDDLQVQEGTVEKTPECKHECVSPDKAGPHSLKNEGYPSSIEQSLFDQQSLSSQEDVQVQEGTLEKTALGSATPECKDEYGFPDEADPHSLKNERGSLGVEQPLSLPAFFSQESIEEPSECIALSSASVQAETGVNESKPGLDHDTSVDFSTVSKSEDCLVTSQQDNENEELTKASHEQEQVATGQLDLEAASIMEDVDSEEVAYDEENKKPVHPTDINSLCQKINVSGPVEHASGLGDALLSPSLIACTDDSDVHLSSNPCLFESTDFPDEIDWSNTEALQQGLKKQQCDELKEYQVPFGAGNDMIEAGTKDIDSGVPPLRAEETSNMRDEQLNTKLPCTEVVEFGLSCDKGSNNYIDTESVVNSVCTNIPSDSSLPTDCSTDDYQQMELFEGPAEQKSPKDASVCWEDSDPRAVSATIEKPSPSFDLAIPDFKHEGALSEEAVYSMKNDTESCSRDHRRSSIGLHHLFSQESFKGPDVHDDLVLPSTEDEDDSNTRHAEKMVSSEPDSHQGSPVDLSIVEEIKGLFSSERDDEQGFLSSGHKTGCIGSARLDSSEDCNLVKRDINTEVICKEEEKQELVPSSDTRTLHETSITDEPDEQKITLLQAAETSASADKQLSSELEEDEFKEHNFSSEETIGIFGVGSVKGNLFHLHEDSHTNPIQGKELPDNLSAPKSPEQSTFGQAESLLGSGICQAVVQRSTEEINTKLQHERKEECSKYIDDQTTLMSECALFGGSVSGTTLLPTAETSSLPDEQFGPELKCDEFEEPDRSYDEDASYLFGSGSLKNNVPNLGHKEEYYEHSDDPAILSGGMPKPSPIRESESGVALQPAEETPALTNEHLNFEMEELGLCISDMSDTGLMENNNLSCLPKDTYMETWNEDEISIGTPAAKSPGESAVCPDDRVPGSVGICQTSGRRRIDEISTKLLSFKISSAVKGSYIAMDSADDPKQGDNLSPAALPGNWENVHAAKADNPAKQNSDCSVAKDSSS; this is encoded by the exons ATGGATTTTGCGGTGATGAAGCGGCGGGAACTGCAGGCGCTCTGCAAGGAGCACGGCCTCAAGGCCAACGGATCCAGCGCCGACCTggtcgcccgcctcgccgccAAGCTCTCG ATTTCTGGCGGTGCGGAGGAGGATGCGGTCGGCGTCGTTGTGGGGAAGGGGTGTTTGAAGCGATCGTTCGGCGGCGCTAGCGGTGGGGATTCGGATGCGGCCAAGAAGGTGACGTTTGTGttggaggaagaggaggaggcggaggtgggTGGCAGACGCCTCTTGTTGTCGCCTGTTGTTGCCAGGACGAGGGGTAGGCCGAGGGCCGCGGAGGCTCTCTCTCGCGCCCAAGAAAGTGGAGGGGAGCGTCGGAGAACGCGTTCCCAAGTTGGTTGTGATTCTGCTGACGAAACTGATGCTGGACAGGCAGGTGCAGATGTTGTGACGAGGCGACACAGGAGGAATGCGGCGAATTTGGGTGCAGGTGATGTGGTTGAGAGGGTAGCTGGAGCTGTAGGCCGGAAAACCTCTGCCAAAGCTGAGCAACAAGAGCTGGACGCTGGAGAAGCAGTTGGTAGGAAGCATCAGCTGAAGCGGAAGACCAGCGAGAATGACGCTGACAATGTAGATGTCAGTGTGCAAGTTGGAGTTTCTTGTAGAAGCACAAGGTCTAGTGCTGTTCAGTCTGAGCCTGCTGCCGCACCGTCTCCTGTTGTTCACAACAAAAGAGGGAGGAAGAAGGCGGGAGATCTGAAGGAACAAGATCGTGTCAAGGAGCAACCTACTGAAATTCAACATGTTGGTAGAACTCTAAGATCTGGATTGGTGGTGGCCGGCCCACCGTTGCCTACTGTTTCTGAAAATAAGAGAAGTAGGTCAAAGGTGCCGGAAGGCGAAACTGCTGTGGAGAAGGTTGCCGAGGTGGAAATATCTGGTAGGACTACAAGATCAAGCTCAGTACCAGCTGCTGCGACGTCACCCATTGTCGTTGCGAAGAAGAGGAGAAAAACCAAGAATGTCAACTCGGATGAAGGGCAACATACGGTTCCAGATGTATCAAATGATGCTCCAGTTACAAGGGTCTTGAGGAATAGAGCTATTCAGACAATTGGCAGTACTGACTTGAAGGTAGCTCGCCCAACCATGCTCAATGCCGCCAAAGACGGCGTAGAAGATGGTGTGGCTAAGCAAGATGGGCATGTGGGGTCCAAAAAGAGGAAAATGTCGAATCGCAGGGCTACAGTAGCCACAGATGGCGGTGAAATCCCATTTTCTGATAGCAGTGGTAAGGCTTCTGCTATGGACATGCACGTAGACGTACCTGGGCCTGTGAGAAGATCGATGCGGaaatctgttgttccatcgtttCTTGAGCACGAAACCAAAGGTATGCATGGAGATGTGGAGATGAAAGAAACAGTGACAAAAACTGTTGGGGGATCAACCTGGCGATCTGTTGCCCCAGTTATACTCGAGAAAGAGTCCAAGGGTCTCACAAAACCTGTGGAGAGCAAAGAAACAGTGACAAAACCTGTTGGGCGATCAACCCGGCGATCTGTTGCCACAGTTATACTTGAGAAAGAGTGCAAGGGTCTCCCAAAAGAAATGATTCCTCAAGTGCATGTTAAGCGACAAACAAAGAAATCTCTTGTCCCGGCTATGACTGAGAAAGGAACAAAGAGCATCGTTACAGACATGATTCCGGAAGCACGTGCTGGAAGGTCAACGCGAAGACCTGCTCTTGCTATTGTTAATAGTAAGAAGAATGATCACTGTGAAGCAGCCATCAGTGAGAAGTGTTCAAGTGCTAAGAGTGAAGACTTGGAGAAGCAACAAACAGTCAAGCAACCTGTTAGACGGTTAACACGGAAATCATTTGTTCCGGCTGTGCTTGAGAAGGACAGGAAGGCTGTACCTGCAGAAATGAATCCTGATGCACAGTTCAATAATGAGAATGGTGATCACACTAAAATGAAATGTGCTAAGGGTGGACACTTGGAGAAACAACTAGTAGTGAAAGAACCATCTAGGCGATCAACACACAAATCTGTTGCCCCACATGTGATTGAGAAAGAAATTAAGGGTTTACAAGAAGAATCTAAGTCTGAAGTTCCTGTGAGCACATCTGTGCGTAAACTATCTTGTCCTAACGCGGTTGATAAGGAGAGCAAGGATCACAGAGAAATTGTCCCACATGTGATTGAGAAAGACATTAAGGGTTCTCAAGAAGAATCGAAGTCAGATGTTCCTGTGAGGACATCAGTGCGTAAACCGGCTGGTCCTAATGCGGTTGATAAGGAGATTAAGGATCACAGTGAAATTGTCAGGAGGGAAGAGTCAAGTGTTCGCACAAGAAGCGCACAAACAAAACTCCAACGTTCTGTTCAGAATGATGCGAGTCTGCGGCAAACAAGACACAGATCTTCGAAGCTAGCGATATCACCGCTACCGTCAAAGCCAACAGCTTCAAAGGGAAGACCTGCAAAGAGGAGTAGAACAGCATCTTTGGAAGAAGTcatgcctgctgaagagcagaaGGAAGACCAAATTGCTTATGGTGGCCACACGAGTGATATGATTGATGTTGCCAGTAGTGCTAATAGCTTGGAAAGTGGGGTGCTGCCTTCCCCAGCTGAAAAATCTGATTTGCGTGACGCACAGCTTAACACTCAGCTGGAGGGCACAGTCGTTGAATCCAGCATCAGCCATGGTAAAGATGGTAGTAACATTCTGGAGTTCGAGCTTGAGAGCACAGTAGTAG GTACCACTGAGAAGCCTCCGTCCGATTTAGCTATTCCGGACTGTACACATGTAGGTGCTTTATCTGAGGAAGCCCTGGACTCAATAGAAAATGCTGCTGCAAGGTGCTCACCAGTTCTTGAACAATCACCCACTGGGCTACGGTTCCTATTCTCACAGGGAAACATAGAAGAACCTGATACACATAACACTAGTCCATTTTTTAAAAATTTCATGGAAGAATCAGATGTTCACAAGGTTGAACGTCAAGTTGAAACAGTTGTTTCATTAAAACCTGACTCATATCAAGGCTCTGATGAATATTCAATCAGAGTCGAAGAAAGTGGAGGCTTAATGTTTTCGTCTCAGCAAAACAATGAACAAGAAG GATTTTCAGTGTCCACCCTCAGAAAAGATTGGGTTGCATCTGTTCAGTTGGATTCGTCAGAGGATGTGCATCATACAGTAAG GGATATTACTAGAAAGGACGTGATCTGCAACGAGGAAGAGAAAACGGACTTTATTCCTTCAGACATTAATGCTCCCCATGAGAAATCACATGCGGATAAACCTG CTGAGCACGTCTCTGGTGTTAGTGGAGCTCTATTTTGCATTTCACAGAGCACCACTGTTGTTGATGAAGTAAATTCGGATTCTTCACTGCTAGAATCAGTGGATGGTTTAGATAATCAGATAGCATCTTCTAATACTGAAGGGCTTCAACAGGATAATATAGAGGAATGCAATCTACACAATGCAAGAGTCACGGAAGACATCCATGCAAGTGTCATGTTTGAAGCTGCACAGGTTGCTGTACCAGAAAGTGGAAAAATGCTGCAGCCAGATGTAGAAACATTAGTATTGCCAGATGAGCAGCTTAAGCACAAGCTGGAGGGTGATGATCACGAAGTACAAAGCTTTAGCCGCGGTGAAGATGAATCTCCAAAACAATCTACATCATGTGAGGATCAAAGCTTTTTAGGGTCAG GTATTTGTCAAACTGTTTCGCGAAGGTATACAGATGTAGTTTGTGTCAAGGATCATAAAGATGACTGCAATCAACACAGTGAAGGTCAACTTACTTTAGGCAACCTAGAAAGTGACATGTCTGAACCTGCACTTGATGAACGATCTGAAAGTGGAATGTCAGTGCTCCGAGCTGAAGAAACATCACCATTTCCAGATGAGCAGCTTAACACCAAGCTGGAGGGCAACACAGAACAAAGCCTTATCTGTGATAAAGACAGCAGCAATGTTTCTCTCACTGAATTTTTGGGAAACAATCATCTGTCTAGCTTGAAGGACCCTACAATGGATCCTTGCCATGACCAGGAGCTCCCAAATGACATGCCTGCACCTAAATCTCCTGAAGAATCTGCAGTTTTTCTGGATGACAAAGTCTCGGGTTCAGTGCAAAGCCTTAGGTGTGATAAAGATGGTAGCATCGTCTCTGACACTGGATCTTTGGGAAACAAGAATCTGTCCAGCATGAAGGACCCTTCAATGGATCCTTGCCATGTCCAGGAACTCCCCTGTGGCCCTTCAATGGATCCTTGCCATGACCAGGAACTACCCGGGGACATGCCTGCATCTAAATCTCCTGACGAATTTGCAGTTTCTATGGATGAGAGAGTCTCTGGTTCAGTAG GGATTTGTCAAATTAGTGCGAGCATAGGCAAAGGAAATCACATTGCTATGGATCCCCACCATACCGTGAAGCAAGTGGATAACCTGAACCAATCTGCAGCTGCCTTGCTGAGAAACATGGAGAACACACCTTGTAAGCCTGATGCTCTTGAGCCTAGCAGTGATCACTTGTTTGTGATTGATCCATCAACACCTATGGAGCCTCTACTGACGGAAGCAGGACTTAAAGTGGGCAGTCCTGACAAGAAACTACCTATGGAGCAGGTTCAGCAAGATGATTTACAAGTGCAAGAAG GTACCGTAGAGAAGACACCAGAGTGTAAACATGAATGTGTATCACCTGATAAAGCAGGACCACACTCATTGAAGAATGAGGGATATCCATCAAGTATTGAACAATCATTATTTGATCAGCAGTCCCTTTCTTCGCAGGAGGATGTACAAGTACAGGAAG GTACCCTAGAGAAGACAGCACTAGGTTCAGCTACACCAGAGTGTAAAGATGAATATGGATTTCCTGATGAAGCAGATCCGCACTCATTGAAGAATGAGAGAGGTTCATTAGGTGTTGAACAACCACTTAGTTTGCCGGCCTTTTTCTCACAGGAAAGCATAGAAGAACCCAGTGAATGTATTGCCCTTTCTTCAGCAAGTGTTCAGGCTGAAACTGGAGTTAATGAGTCAAAACCTGGTTTAGACCATGATACCAGTGTAGATTTTAGTACAGTTTCCAAAAGTGAAGATTGTCTGGTTACTTCTCAGCAAGATAATGAAAATGAAG AATTAACGAAGGCTAGTCATGAACAAGAGCAGGTGGCAACTGGTCAGCTAGATTTGGAGGCTGCAAGTATCATGGA GGACGTTGATTCTGAGGAAGTAGCCTATGAtgaagaaaataagaagcctGTTCATCCTACAGACATTAATTCTTTGTGTCAAAAAATAAATGTCAGCGGACCTG TTGAGCATGCTTCTGGTCTTGGTGATGCTTTATTGAGCCCCTCACTAATTGCTTGTACCGATGACAGTGATGTGCATCTGAGTTCTAATCCTTGCCTGTTTGAATCAACTGATTTCCCGGATGAAATAGATTGGTCCAATACCGAGGCTTTGCAGCAGGGTCTCAAAAAGCAGCAATGCGATGAGCTAAAGGAATACCAAGTTCCTTTTGGAGCCGGTAATGATATGATTGAAGCTGGCACAAAAGACATAGACAGTGGAGTTCCACCACTTCGAGCTGAAGAAACATCAAATATGCGAGACGAGCAGCTTAACACTAAGCTGCCGTGCACAGAAGTTGTGGAATTTGGTCTTAGCTGTGACAAAGGCAGTAATAATTATATAGATACTGAATCTGTGGTGAACAGTGTTTGTACAAATATTCCGTCGGATTCCAGTTTACCAACGGATTGTTCCACAGATGATTACCAGCAAATGGAGCTCTTTGAAGGCCCTGCTGAACAAAAATCTCCCAAAGATGCTTCTGTATGCTGGGAGGACAGTGATCCAAGAGCAGTGTCAGCTACCATTGAGAAGCCTTCACCTTCATTTGATTTAGCAATTCCAGATTTTAAACATGAAGGTGCTCTATCAGAGGAAGCAGTGTACTCAATGAAGAATGACACTGAAAGCTGTTCACGAGATCACAGACGATCGTCCATTGGGCTTCATCACTTGTTCTCGCAGGAGTCATTTAAAGGACCAGATGTGCATGATGATCTTGTGCTTCCAAGTACTGAGGATGAAGATGATTCCAACACTCGTCATGCTGAAAAAATGGTTTCTTCAGAACCTGATTCACATCAAGGGTCTCCTGTAGATTTAAGTATAGTTGAAGAAATTAAGGGTTTGTTTTCATCTGAGAGAGACGATGAACAAG GATTCCTGAGTTCCGGCCACAAAACAGGATGTATTGGATCTGCCCGGTTGGATTCATCAGAGGATTGTAATCTTGTGAAAAG GGATATTAATACTGAGGTGATCTGCAAGGAGGAAGAGAAACAGGAACTTGTTCCTTCTTCTGACACTCGCACCCTTCATGAAACATCAATTACTGATGAACCTG ATGAACAGAAAATAACCCTGCTGCAAGCTGCGGAAACATCGGCTTCAGCAGATAAGCAGCTTAGCTCCGAGCTGGAGGAGGATGAATTTAAGGAACACAACTTTAGTAGTGAAGAAACGATTGGCATATTTGGTGTTGGATCGGTGAAGGGTAATCTATTCCATTTACATGAAGACTCTCATACCAATCCTATCCAGGGAAAGGAGCTCCCAGATAACCTATCTGCACCCAAATCTCCTGAACAATCCACGTTTGGGCAGGCTGAGAGTCTTTTGGGATCAG GCATTTGTCAGGCTGTCGTTCAAAGGAGTACAGAAGAAATCAACACCAAGCTCCAACATGAGCGTAAAGAGGAATGCAGTAAGTACATTGATGATCAAACCACTCTCATGTCTGAATGTGCACTGTTTGGAGGATCAGTAAGTGGAACGACACTGCTGCCAACTGCAGAAACATCTTCATTGCCAGATGAGCAATTTGGCCCTGAGCTCAAGTGCGATGAATTTGAGGAACCTGACCGTAGTTATGATGAAGATGCAAGCTACTTATTTGGTTCTGGGTCTCTGAAGAACAATGTACCCAATCTGGGTCATAAGGAGGAATACTATGAGCACAGTGATGATCCAGCCATACTATCAGGTGGCATGCCCAAGCCCTCACCAATTAGAGAATCAGAAAGTGGAGTGGCACTGCAGCCAGCTGAAGAAACACCAGCATTGACAAATGAGCACCTTAACTTTGAGATGGAGGAACTGGGCCTTTGCATTAGTGACATGTCTGATACTGGATTAATGGAGAACAACAATCTATCTTGCTTGCCCAAAGACACTTATATGGAAACGTGGAACGAAGATGAGATTTCAATTGGCACACCTGCAGCTAAATCTCCAGGAGAATCTGCAGTTTGCCCAGATGACAGGGTTCCTGGGTCAGTAG GAATCTGCCAAACTAGTGGGCGACGACGCATAGATGAAATTAGCACAAAGTTGCTGAGCTTCAAAATTTCGAGTGCAGTCAAAGGAAGTTACATTGCCATGGACTCTGCTGATGACCCGAAGCAAGGTGACAACCTGAGTCCGGCTGCTTTGCCAGGGAACTGGGAGAATGTTCATGCAGCCAAAGCAGATAATCCTGCAAAGCAAAACAGTGACTGCTCGGTTGCGAAGGACTCCTCAAGCTGA